ATCCGCCTCTATGGACAGGTTCAAAATGTTGCGGAAAAAATTTAACGCAGAAGGCGTTGCGATTGATGTCATCAAATTTCCAATGGATCGCATGGAAGATGCGGAAATTGACTATTGTTTCCAGGTGGCAAAGACGGTGGGTGCGAAAGGCATTACGCTGGAAAGATCAGATGAAGCTGCCAGCAAACTGGGGCCGTTTGCCGATAAGTATAAGCGAATGGTTGGCTACCACAATCACGCGAAAGTCAATTTCAACAGTTGGGATAAACTGCTTGGTGATGCAAAGTTTAATGCCATGAACCTCGATGTGGGGCATTATGTGGCGGGAACCAATCAGTCTCCGATCGACCTGATTAAAAAATATCCGGACCGCATTCTCAACCTCCACCTCAAGGATCGCAAATTTGATGAAGGCCCGAATATGCCCTGGGGGCAGGGAGATACGCCATTGAAAGAAATTTTGCAGTTGCTGAAGCAGGAAAAATATCGTTTTCTGGCGGCAATCGAACTGGAGTATCCGATTCCGGAAGGCTCAGATGCCGTGGTGGAAGTCGGAAAATGTATTGATTTTTGCCGGGAAGCGCTGGGTTGAGGAGAAATTATTTTTTCTATAAACGAAGCGATGATGAAACAACATGAAAATTTAAAATACGTAATAAAATATAACATCGTTAAGGGTGTTTGGATATTGCTCCTCATTTTCTCAAATGCGGGAGTGCCGGGAACTCTGTTTGCCCAGCGACCCACAGTTGATGATTTTACGCTGCGGGGTTCGACCTATCTGACCGAGGACTATTGTTTTCGCCTGACAGAAGATGTGGATTATACTTCGGGTTCAATCTGGTATAAAAAGCCAGTCAGTCTGATGCAGCCCTTTGCGATTGAGCTGTCAATCATGGCGGGTTGTCAGGATGTAGAAGGAGCCGACGGGATGGTATTTGTATTTACTTCGCAGGGAAACCAATTGGGATATGTAGGGGAGGGGATGGGGTTTGCCGGCCTTGTGCCTTCGGTGGGCATCGAAATAGATACCTGGCGCAACTACCACCTGAATGACCCGGCGGAGGACCATCTGGCAATCATGGCCAATGGGAGGATGGGGCATTACAGCGACCTGGCAGGACCGCAACTTATAGACAATATCGAAGACTGTACCCGGCACAGTTTTATCGTTATCTGGAACCCCGAAATCCAGCGGTTGTCAGTACAAATTGACCGAAGGGAAATCATCGCCACACAATACGACCTGGTGAGTAATATTTTTGGGGGAAATGACATCGTGTATTGGGGCGTTACAGCAGCAACGGGTCGCTACAACAATATTCATGAGGTATGTTTTGACCGGCTGGGTATTGGGCCGGAAGTGCCATATCGGTTGCCGGAACCTCAGATTAATAAAGCTGAAAAGGAATAGTCATTCTCCCAATTTGATCAAATTAGGAGAATTAACTCTCTCAATTTAATCAAATTGGGAGAACAAGTATTGGAAGCTGGAGTTCGGAATGCAGCCGTTCCTGGCTTGAAACTTATCCAAACGCAACTTTTGAGGTTATTAATCAGGAAAATTTCCTCAATTTTATAACTTAGCAGTGGCTAATTTCCACCTATGAACCGACTGTTGATTTTCCTCCTGTTTCTTTACCCTTGCTGGATTGTTGCACAAGACTATCAGGTAGCTCTGACGCTTCGCGGCGATTATGAATCGTCCCAACTCTCGGGATTTGAGTTGAATGATTTTTTTCAGAGCTACAATGCCTATTATGGCGTGAACATGAAACAACCTTTTGACACCGTTGCTGCAAACGGTTTAAGTCACGCTGGTTGGGGCATGGGAATCCGTTTTCTCAGCGGGGATAATGCGGGATTTGCCACGGGAATTTTCCTGACCTATGGCAGTAAATCGATTAGAAATGAGTCCATATTTGCCAATAACCTTCTCACCCGGACAGATTTTCGGGTAAAAGACTACAACTGTCAGGTGGATATAGGATTTCACCTGAAACGCTTTTTGCTGATTCAGGGGCATCTCAGTGCACGCGTTCGGGAGAGTCTGTTTGATTTGGGATATGTATACCAGGATGGTTCTTTTAGTCGGGGAAATGAGTACGATATTCTCGGTGTGTATCATGGTTCGACCATTACGCTGGATGTGGGCGCAAGTGCCGGACTGAAACTGGGGCCGGTTTTTATTCCCGTAGGCATTAGTTTTCCTACCAACATGGTTCCCGACGATGGCCTGTCCACGATGTTGGATTACGACATTACCCGTATTCGTTGGAACGATCTGCCCCGCAATTATCAGGTGTGGGCCGACGACCCGGTCAATTTTGACCCGTTTGAAGATGCCGTTCGCACACAGAGTTTTCGGTCTGTGAGAATTAATATTGGCGTGGAAATATGGTTGGGAAGAAAAAGCAGCTAAGAATAAAAGAGATAGAAAATGAGAAAGGAATATTTTTTTCTGGCAGCATTTATTTTGTTGCTGACCAGTGCCTGCAAGGACAAACAATTGGTATATGCCCGCCAAATGGAAGGCGTTTGGAATATTGCGCATGAAGAAATTGTCATCATTCACCCCGATGGCAGTGTGGAGGATGTTTCCGAAACGGATAATGTGGGCGTATTGACTCTGACTTACGAAGAAGGCGACCGGGTTTTCAGGACGTATTCGCTTACGCTTGCCAATTCCACTTTTTCTCTGATCGGTTTGCCTTTTAAAGCGGATGAGGAACTGAAAAGAGTATTTTTTTACAATTTTTTCTGCGGAGATATATTTGGATGTGACTGGGTTGGTACGATTGAGGTAAATGAAAAAAACCGCCAGCAGTGGAGCATGTATCGCGTTATTGGAAATGCCAGTGGTCCATCCTCACATCGGAAAACTACCTGGACACTCGTCAAAGAGTAAAAATTTGCCCGGCCAATAAAAGTGATGGTTCTGTGATTTTATCGTGATACTTCAGGCCGATAATTGTACCTGTAAGTTAATCATTCACAAAAAAATTACACGTATGAACCGAATCATCTTTCTATTTTCACTTGTCGTAGTATTGCTTGCAGCTTGCAAAACAGAGACTATTTTTATCGACTCTTCGCTTCCCAATGGTACTTTTGCTGCCGCAAAAAGTGGTAGTCTTGTAGAACAAAACGGAACCGGAACTGCCGGAACGGTCGAATTAGGTACTGATGAAGACGATGTTCAGTTTTTGAGGTTTGGCAGCAATTTTACCACAAACCTGGGTACAGGTACAGTGACTGTATATCTGTCAACTTCCGAAAACTTTGTAGCAGATCCCGCCAATGGCAATCCAGATTTACGGCAGGTAGGCCCAATCAGCAAAACCGGAGAAACGTATTTTAAACTTGACCCGGTTGCCGCAGCTAAATTCACTCACGTCATTCTCTGGTGTGGTTCTGCGAATATTCCCTTTGGAAACGCCGCACTCAACTAATATCCTGCGTATTTTCTGATTACTTCCCATCTTAAAACCGAATGAAAAACGCAGGATTTTTCCTGGCTTATTTGTTCCTCGTGTCCGGACTTTCCGCTCAGAGCGGCTGGACACGGGAACCCGGCCAGGGTTACATAAAAGCAGGAGCACTTTCATTTGCTTCGGCGCAATATTATAACCTCGCCGGTGATTTGCTTACTACCAGCCAGTTTCGGCAGCAGGCACTTTCTCTGTATGGAGAATATGGATTGAGCGAGCGGTTTACCGTCATTGGGAGTTTTCCGTTGCTGAAGATCAACAGTTTTGAGACGACGGAAGCGGTTGCGGGAATTGGCGACTTACACGCCGAACTTAAGTATGCACTTCTTAAAGGCGGCTTTCCGGTTTCATTGAGTATAGCTCCGGAATTGCCCACAGGATCGTGGAACAACTATGCCCAGAATAAAATGACCAGCTTTGAGCGGATCAATTTGCCGACCGGAGACGGCGAACTAAATGTTTGGGGTACACTTGCCGCTTCGCATTCGTTTTATCCTTTTCCGGCATATGTTTCTGTGTATGGCGCATTTAATTACCGCACAGGATTTTCGGGAAACTCTTTCCGCAATCAGTTTAAAACCGGTGTGGAAGTGGGATACCAGGTAAAAGGGAAATTATGGTTAAATGCTCGGCTTGCAGCACAAAAGACCCTTGGTCAGCCTGGCGCGCCGGTAGATTTTATCAGAGGAGACGGAACCGAATACACCAGTTGGGGGTTTGGTGCGGCATATAGCATTTCTTCAAAGATATCAGCAACCCTTGAATACCAAAATTATTCAGACATTGTATTTGCCAGGAAGAATTTATACTCCGGGCATGTGATTTCTGTGGGAGCCAGTTATGAATGGAAGCGGGAGGAGTAGGGGTAAGCGTCGTCATATAGGATCATCTTCCTCATAAACTCAAAATTCTTACTTCTACCCGGCGATTTTGCTGCATTTCTGATTCTTTGTAAGTCTCGGGATACAACATTTGGCTGTCTCCTAAACCTTTGGGGAATAAACGGTTTTTGGCTATACCTTTCTCTGCCAGATAATTACATACTCTCAACGCACGGGCTCTGGATAGAGTGAAAAAATAATCCTGCCGATTTTTTCTTTCCTCCTCTTCATACCCTGCACTGTTGACATGTCCCTCCACCTGGATTTTCATCTTTGGATAGACTCGTAATACCTCCGCCAGATTTTCAATCGAAGGGTATGAAGAAGGTAATAAATCTGGGCTGTTGCCATAAAATAATACCCTATCCAGTGTGAGCACCGCTCCCTCCTTTATCGGCACAAGCTCTATGGTTAATGGGTGGTTTTTATTATTTCTGACGATGGGGAAACTCATTTCCCTTTGCTCAGAAAAATACCCTTCCGCCTCAAAAGTAAGTGTGTATGTTTGATTAAACTCCAGATAGTGTGACAATTGCCAGTTTCCTTCCGTGTTGGAAAAAAGCGTGTAGGCATCTCTATCTTCGTTGTTCACCCTGACTCGCGCAACCAAAGGCTCTCCGGTTTCCCGGTCAGCTACTGTACCCCTGATACCTGGCAGGTAAAAGTAACTAAAGACCATGTCAAAGCTATCCGTACCTCCATATACATTGTCTATCCAGAAATAGTAGGTCAGCCCTTTTTTTACTGGAAGTAGCGGCGCATAAGAAGGTCCCACGCCTTGATTGATGTATTTATTCTCTCCGACCACTGACAATCCCGTTTGGCTATTTACCGATAAATCATTTCGGGAAATAATGCTGGTTACTGGAATGGATATATCGCTTTGAAGTTCATCGCAAAATTGACCAGTACTATCAACAAATACAATGAGATCATAATCATCCTTTATATTGTGTGGAATGACTTCTAGCCCCAGGTAGCCTGTAAAAGGGCTTTTGATTTTCCCCCAGAAGGTGTGATGTTCTTCTTTAAACAGTTTGGGGCTTTTCCCTGCAGGAGTTATTTCCTGAACCTCCCCATAACCTTGGGGGGCAGGGAAGGAAAATGAGTTTTTAGTAAGGCTGATAGGTATTTCCAATGCAGATTCGCAGTCTCCGGGGTACTGTGCGATCATTTGCGGTGTGAATACCACAGTGATTAAAAAGAAGTAAGCGATTCTCATGGTATCGGTTTTACATTTTTTAGCTAATATCCAACCGTATTCTACCACTAAAATACACGTTATTTCTTTTTCTTTTTTCTTTTAGGCTGATTTTTCGCTTCTTCAGCTTCCTTCATCAGCGCCTTCCAATTATTATTCCCAGAATCTTTGGTGAGCTCGATGGTATCGGTGTACTCATCGTGTGCGATGTCCAGTACTTCGACTTCCTT
The Bacteroidia bacterium DNA segment above includes these coding regions:
- a CDS encoding sugar phosphate isomerase/epimerase; the protein is MKQKNSFPDAISRRKFMAQAAAFSAAVFLPFPAFAGDSKKLLLPSAVKGINLGAITYSFRSMPGSADDLLGYLVKLGLNSAELMGDPAEVFAGAPAAPAWSPGPSTPEKQAERKKYMEEVRKWRLSASMDRFKMLRKKFNAEGVAIDVIKFPMDRMEDAEIDYCFQVAKTVGAKGITLERSDEAASKLGPFADKYKRMVGYHNHAKVNFNSWDKLLGDAKFNAMNLDVGHYVAGTNQSPIDLIKKYPDRILNLHLKDRKFDEGPNMPWGQGDTPLKEILQLLKQEKYRFLAAIELEYPIPEGSDAVVEVGKCIDFCREALG
- a CDS encoding L-type lectin-domain containing protein; its protein translation is MPGTLFAQRPTVDDFTLRGSTYLTEDYCFRLTEDVDYTSGSIWYKKPVSLMQPFAIELSIMAGCQDVEGADGMVFVFTSQGNQLGYVGEGMGFAGLVPSVGIEIDTWRNYHLNDPAEDHLAIMANGRMGHYSDLAGPQLIDNIEDCTRHSFIVIWNPEIQRLSVQIDRREIIATQYDLVSNIFGGNDIVYWGVTAATGRYNNIHEVCFDRLGIGPEVPYRLPEPQINKAEKE
- a CDS encoding DM13 domain-containing protein; translated protein: MNRIIFLFSLVVVLLAACKTETIFIDSSLPNGTFAAAKSGSLVEQNGTGTAGTVELGTDEDDVQFLRFGSNFTTNLGTGTVTVYLSTSENFVADPANGNPDLRQVGPISKTGETYFKLDPVAAAKFTHVILWCGSANIPFGNAALN
- a CDS encoding OmpA family protein — encoded protein: MRIAYFFLITVVFTPQMIAQYPGDCESALEIPISLTKNSFSFPAPQGYGEVQEITPAGKSPKLFKEEHHTFWGKIKSPFTGYLGLEVIPHNIKDDYDLIVFVDSTGQFCDELQSDISIPVTSIISRNDLSVNSQTGLSVVGENKYINQGVGPSYAPLLPVKKGLTYYFWIDNVYGGTDSFDMVFSYFYLPGIRGTVADRETGEPLVARVRVNNEDRDAYTLFSNTEGNWQLSHYLEFNQTYTLTFEAEGYFSEQREMSFPIVRNNKNHPLTIELVPIKEGAVLTLDRVLFYGNSPDLLPSSYPSIENLAEVLRVYPKMKIQVEGHVNSAGYEEEERKNRQDYFFTLSRARALRVCNYLAEKGIAKNRLFPKGLGDSQMLYPETYKESEMQQNRRVEVRILSL